GACTTCCCGTTCGTCGGATCCGACCTCGAAATCGTCGTGACCGATCCCCACCGTCCGAACCACGAACTTCTGTATCATCCGGGCGAGACGAATTTTCTCCGAGGTGAAGTGGTGATCATCACGAAAATGGATTCGGCGGAGCCGGAGAAACTCAAAATCCTCGAAGGGAACATTTCAACGTTCAATCCCAAGGCTAAAGTCATTCGGGCAAATCTGAAAGTCGGCGTGGAAGATTCAGCGAAAATCAAGGGCAAAAAGGTATTGGTGGTCGAAGATGGGCCCACGCTGACGCACGGGGAGATGTCTTTCGGTGCAGGGGTTCTTGCGGCGAAGCGCTTCGGCGCTTCGGAGCAGATCGATCCTCGCCCCTATGCCGTCGGAAGGATCGCCGACACGTTCCGCAAATATCCGTCGGTCCGAGGCCTTCTCCCGGCCATGGGGTACGGCGGCCAACAGGTGAAGGACTTGGAAATCACGATCAACACTACACCGTGCGACACGGTTTTAATCGCCACGCCGATCGATCTGCGCCGAGTCTGTAATATTCAGCACGATACCTGTCGCGTGACGTACGACCTGGAAGAAATCGGTCGTCCGACGGTGGAAGAAATTCTGCAACACCTGGGAAAGAAGAATTGAATTCAAACGGCGTAATCCGTAGTCCGCTCGATCTCGGTCGTCGCTCTGCGGCGGATTTTGCGCCACGTCCCGAACCTACGGAATGCCTCCTTTGTATGCCGACCTATTTCGACGTTGTGGATGTGAAGAATCCCCACATGAAAGGGAACATCGGCAAGGTCGAGAAGGAGAGGGCTCAACTGCAGTGGCAGTCTGTTCGCGAGGCGGTGGTGAAGACGGGCACGATGATCCGTTTAATGGAGCCGGTGAAGGGACTGGAGGACATGGTCTTTTGCGCAAACCCGATGCTGCCGGGCTTGGGAGCGAACGGCGAGAAAATTTGTCTCCTCTCCAACATGACCCATCCGTCGCGGAAAAAGGAGGTGCCGGCATATGAGAAATGGTTTGCGGCGCGCGGGTACAACGTCCTCCGACTTTCGAATTCAGATTGGCGGTTTGAAGGACAGGGGGACGCGCTCTGGCATCCCGGGCGACGCCTTCTTTGGGGCGGCTACGGCTTTCGGACGGTTCCAGAAGCGTACGCGGAAATTGCAAAGATCTTTTCGACTCCCGTCGTATTGCTCAAGCTGGAGAATGAAGATTTTTATCACTTGGACACCTGTCTCAGTCCTCTATCCGAAAGCGAAGCCCTTTATTATCCCGGAGCGTTTAACGAAGACGGTCGCGCGCTTATCCGTGCATTATTCTCCGATGCGATCGAGGTTCCCGAGAATGAGGCTCGAAAAGGATTCGCCTGCAACGGTTTTGTTCTCGGCAAGAACGTATTGATTCAAAAAGGGAACAAGAAGACCTGTCAGGCTCTTCGAAAAAGAAACTACGTACCGGTCGAGATCGATACATCCGAGTACATCAAATCCGGGGGGAGTGTCTTCTGCATGAAAATGATGGTGTATCCGTAAGACCGCCAACGCTCTGCCGAGTATCCGCAATTTTTGTCGAAAACGCCCGTAACAAAAGGTTACATATGCCGAATAATATTCGAATACGCCACCTCGTTAACTGGAAATTAAATTGGCACATCAGTTGCTCCTTGGGGGTACACAATGCGGGTAGGATCTCGGCTGTCGCTACTCTGGTTTTCTGTGTGCCTGTTCACGGCTTTAGGCGTGGGTTGCACGGAACAAAAGGATCAGAATCGCTTCAATTCACAGGGAAAGCGTTTTTGCGAAGACTGCAACGGTGGTCCCTTACCCACCGCAACTCCGACGCCAACACCCACGCCCACCCCCATCCCGAACTCCACCGGCTATGGTTTCATGGGGACGTTTCCCGCCTCCACGTTCATGGCGGGACAGGGGGTTTATTGTCCGCTAAAGCTGAGCACGCTTTTTCAGGCGAATGTCCCGATCGAGTCGATCACCGCCAACAACGGAAGAAAGAAGGGCTATTTCACGTTCGGTCAGGCGATCGCGGGGATTGGATCGGGCTACCGCATTTACGACATTCGTAATATCGGCTCGTTCTCGCCTTCCACCGTATTCACCGTCGACCAACCGGTTTCCGGCTCGACGACGAAATTCTACGTCAACGAAACGGTGAGCCAGAGTTTCACCGGCGGTGCCGAAAGCAAAGCGAACGTCGACTCCAAGTGGGAAGGGCTGTATATGTCCTGTTCCGTCAACGGCATTGATCCGCTCGATGCGTACGGAGAGAATTTTCCTCCCGCGACGGAGCCGGGGGTGACGCTCAAAATCGATCTCATCGCCGACGCTTCCCACGCCGCCTGCAATCTTTTTGAGCTGGACGGCCGTTTCTATCTCTACATCGATTCCACGTTCTCGAACTGGCGGGTCCCCGCGTACAAACAGAATTGGGAGGCTGGGAATCTCCGCGTCGATCCGGAGAGCGGCCAAGTGAATCTCTCCGATGGCGGGTGTAGCGGCGACATCGCCGGCCGGACAATGAGCGTATCGATCGGAAGTTCGGTTCGACCGTTCTCCGCGCCGGAAATGG
This sequence is a window from Bdellovibrionota bacterium. Protein-coding genes within it:
- a CDS encoding GTPase codes for the protein DFPFVGSDLEIVVTDPHRPNHELLYHPGETNFLRGEVVIITKMDSAEPEKLKILEGNISTFNPKAKVIRANLKVGVEDSAKIKGKKVLVVEDGPTLTHGEMSFGAGVLAAKRFGASEQIDPRPYAVGRIADTFRKYPSVRGLLPAMGYGGQQVKDLEITINTTPCDTVLIATPIDLRRVCNIQHDTCRVTYDLEEIGRPTVEEILQHLGKKN
- a CDS encoding arginine deiminase-related protein translates to MPTYFDVVDVKNPHMKGNIGKVEKERAQLQWQSVREAVVKTGTMIRLMEPVKGLEDMVFCANPMLPGLGANGEKICLLSNMTHPSRKKEVPAYEKWFAARGYNVLRLSNSDWRFEGQGDALWHPGRRLLWGGYGFRTVPEAYAEIAKIFSTPVVLLKLENEDFYHLDTCLSPLSESEALYYPGAFNEDGRALIRALFSDAIEVPENEARKGFACNGFVLGKNVLIQKGNKKTCQALRKRNYVPVEIDTSEYIKSGGSVFCMKMMVYP